AGGCTCGCCCTCCTTTGTCTGGGAACATAAAGTTTGTTTAACATGTTGTTGGATTTTTTTCTTTTCTTCCTCTGAGTCAGCTTCCACGTAGATGCGAAAGACCGGTTCGGTTCCGGAGGCACGGACTAAGCACCAGTTGCCGTTTTCCAGAACAATCTTTAAGCCGTCAACACGGGATTGGGAAACAACCGGTGTGCCCGCCAGTTCTTTGGGCTCCCAGCTTTCCATGTTGTTGATGATGTCTTTTTTCGCTTCTTCGGTGGTGCGGAGATCTATGCGTTCGCTGTAGAGCGGGCCGTAGTTATCGGAGATTTCCTTTAGGAGCTGCGCTGCGGTTTTGCCGGTTTTAGCCAGCATTTCGATGAAGAGCAGGCAGCCTAAGATGCCGTCTTTTTCCGGGACATGGCCGCGGATACTGACGCCGCCGCTTTCTTCTCCGCCCAGGAAAGCGTCCTGCTCACGCATGGCCTGACCGATATATTTAAAGCCTACCGGAGTTTCCACTATGGAGAAGCCATGGTGGTCGGCAATGCGGTCCAGCATGTGGGTGGTAGCCACCGTTCTGGCCACTGTACCTTCCCAGCCGCGGCTTTCTATCAGGTACTCCATAAAGAGGGTCAGGATTTCATTGGGGCTGTAGTAGCGGCCGCTGGGATCGATTACTCCCAGTCGGTCGGCATCGCCGTCCAAAGCTACCCCGATATCTGCTTTGGTTTCTTTGACTTTTTCGGCCAGGGCCTTAAGGTGATGGGCGGTGGGTTCCGGGAGCGCTCCGCCAAAGAGGGGATCGCGCTTGTTATTAATTGTCTCCACCTTACAGCCGTGTTTGGTTAAGAACTCGTCTAAATAACCGATGCCTGCGCCGTACATGGGATCCACTACCACGTTGATGCCGGATTTTTTGATGGCAGAAAAATCTATGAGCTTTTCCACATGATTGACGTATTCTTCCATGGGCTCAATGGTCTCCACCAGCCCCTTTTCCCAGGCATGGGTCAGGGAGTAGCGGTCCACAGTGCCGGATTTTTGGATATCCACCAGACAGGCCACAATGGGGGCTATGTCTGCGGGAAGGGCCGGGCCGGCATAGGCCGGAATGAACTTGATGCCCAGGTATTCTGCCGGATTATGGCTGGCGGTGAGCATTACTGCGCCGCCGGCGTTGTGGACGGTGACGGCATGGGCCACCACCGGAGTTGGTGTGTGTGTTTTACACAGATAGACCTGAATGTTGTATCTGGTCATTACTTCTGCCACAACCAGGGCAAACTTTTCTGCTAAAAAGCGGGTATCGTAGCCGATGACAATCCCGCGGTCGGCCAAGCCTTCGTCTCTTAGATGAGTGGCTATTGCCTGTGATACACAGCGGACATTATCAAAGGTAAAATCTTCGGCAATAATGGCGCGCCAGCCGTCAGTGCCAAATGTTATCTCTGCCATTAAAAATCCCTCCTACCGGAAATAAACTGCAAGTTGCCGTTAACTCCCTATATATATTCCTGTTTTAGCTAATCATTCCCTGCTATCTTGGCAACTTCTTCCTTAATATTCGCTTAAATTCCCTGTTGTGCTATATAAAACGACAAGTCGGCCACTCGCTGCGAATAACCCCATTCATTATCGTACCAAGCCACAACGCGCAGCATATTGCCGCCCAGGGCCATGGTCAGCAGGCTGTCCACTACGCTGGAATAGGGTGTGCCTTTGTAATCCACGGAAACCAAGGGCTCTTCAGAGTAGCCAAGGATACCGCGTAGTTCATTGGCAGCGGCGGATTTAAAGGCCTCGTTTGCTGTTTCTGCCGTTACTTCCTTGCCCAG
This window of the Dethiobacter alkaliphilus AHT 1 genome carries:
- a CDS encoding phosphoglucomutase/phosphomannomutase family protein, whose product is MAEITFGTDGWRAIIAEDFTFDNVRCVSQAIATHLRDEGLADRGIVIGYDTRFLAEKFALVVAEVMTRYNIQVYLCKTHTPTPVVAHAVTVHNAGGAVMLTASHNPAEYLGIKFIPAYAGPALPADIAPIVACLVDIQKSGTVDRYSLTHAWEKGLVETIEPMEEYVNHVEKLIDFSAIKKSGINVVVDPMYGAGIGYLDEFLTKHGCKVETINNKRDPLFGGALPEPTAHHLKALAEKVKETKADIGVALDGDADRLGVIDPSGRYYSPNEILTLFMEYLIESRGWEGTVARTVATTHMLDRIADHHGFSIVETPVGFKYIGQAMREQDAFLGGEESGGVSIRGHVPEKDGILGCLLFIEMLAKTGKTAAQLLKEISDNYGPLYSERIDLRTTEEAKKDIINNMESWEPKELAGTPVVSQSRVDGLKIVLENGNWCLVRASGTEPVFRIYVEADSEEEKKKIQQHVKQTLCSQTKEGEPCTI